Below is a window of Brassica napus cultivar Da-Ae chromosome A5, Da-Ae, whole genome shotgun sequence DNA.
taacaacatataaaaatcgaatgtggacctacttatttttcaattgaatgtaattgactacctaattgagtgccacctatgcattggggcatcttttaattaatacaaaattgaggttacatcttttcaaatgtttctcaattaatatataagggatatgcACGGGAGACTTTTATTCTAGTGATTGCACTAGTAACACCATAGCTCATTTCATATGTGGGTTTGAGCCACATGTTCGTCTTCTGCGTTAATGGGCAGGAGATGGAGTCACTGGCAACAGCCGTCGAGGGGACCGTCGTCGACGtggacaacaacaacaacatatgAAACAAATAAGCCAACCTAAAAACCGAACTAGTTGGCTTACAAGTATTATAACAGGAAACACGATCCAGAATCCCACATAAACCATTAGTATATAGATGATTTTATCATCTTCATACTGAACCAATGCGACAGCGAAGAAAAACGCCGCCGATATGCAAAGAACCGCTAGTACCATAAATGTCACTAGGATCGCCATTATCATCCGGTTCCTATATAACAAACATCATCAGATTCTTAATCgtatttttatctttaattcAAACACTTCACTCAATTTCTCGGAATTTCCAAATAAACATTGAAATTGAATTGTCATAGACTCGTAATCCTTCTGTCCAATCAAATAGTGATGAGTCAAAAGAAATTAAGTCGATTTAACGAATTAGACTGATTTGTTGGATTAATCTAAGTCAACTATTGGACTAAtacaatcatatattatatttaaatcataGTCAACAATCTAAGATTATCCtttgtaaaatcaaaataataaaaaatctcaCGTTTGAATATCATTTTCTTGAGACTTAGAACACTGTcgcattttttataaaaaggccAAATAATCTACAAATGATCTGTGGCGTATATAATTCGTCTAACTAGTAATACTGTAATACCTGAGTCGTAATCCACTGATGACAAGTAGAATGAGGCTCATGGAGGCAGAAAACGAAACTGTACTGCTAATAACCATTCCAAGATAGAGTCCACGTTTCGAACTCTCGTGCTCCAATACCGAAGTTCCCGCTTTTGCCGTACAAACCGGTACGGTACCACCGGTTTGATCACCGGAAGAACAAATATCACTCTGCCATACACCACCAGGAGGACTAACCATAACTTGAAAACTCATACCAGCTATAACTGTCGCTGCAACCATTAGATTTCCTCTGGTCTTTTCTAACCAATCACCTTGACGATTTAAATACTTTACAAACCACTCTGATGCTTCTTCGTATTGATCTTCTCCACCGTTAACTTCCATGATTCAAAGCTAAATAGATATCTGATAAGAGTGTTTTAGTCTTGTTGTATAGTTTTATATGTAACTTCTCTTTTCATCGAGATTATAAAGGGAAAAAATGTAAGTTGTGTTATTAGGAAGGGAGGTAGAAAGTTCTGGTCTTTATTTGAAAGTATTTTGTTTGTTGATCACGGgattaaagaaatattttagtTGGCATTTCTTTTGATCGAGTCAATGATATTGACATTAGAGAAGAAAACCTcgtttgatatttttgtttcttgcgTGTTTGTAAACAAACTTCTAGGTTGGAATACAAATTGTACAACATCAAATTTGACTTTGGATGTGTATGTTTTTTGTTGTCAACGGCCTTATTTACTTTCGAATTGTTATATGTCTGTAATGATACGTTACGATGATGAAGCTTTGGTAATAGATTGGATTTGGTACATTGGAGATCAGAGGTACTTGTTAAAGTACAGCACTGCGTAG
It encodes the following:
- the BNACNNG28450D gene encoding uncharacterized protein BNACNNG28450D, translated to MEVNGGEDQYEEASEWFVKYLNRQGDWLEKTRGNLMVAATVIAGMSFQVMVSPPGGVWQSDICSSGDQTGGTVPVCTAKAGTSVLEHESSKRGLYLGMVISSTVSFSASMSLILLVISGLRLRNRMIMAILVTFMVLAVLCISAAFFFAVALVQYEDDKIIYILMVYVGFWIVFPVIILVSQLVRFLGWLICFICCCCCPRRRRSPRRLLPVTPSPAH